In one Aggregicoccus sp. 17bor-14 genomic region, the following are encoded:
- a CDS encoding ATP-binding protein: MQNTRSTEGCARCAGRKYVIERRDMRALARACECSERCDACNGTGSVYAVREETFSSKVGPKKYEVLVPCSCALLRRRIARFNQVELPGVLAHAAFENYRASSAPAELAKHVAMDFAHHYKRDGDNKGFILSGPVGTGKTHLLAATLAHLVLEGGAEAQYVEISFLYATIRKGFKDGKSGGEIIGPLSEVEVLAIDELGKGRGSQFELDTLDELISRRYNAKRTTLFATNYALAPEKRSVRTAAGYQSSEGLKQAAAEPELLLRDRVGERIYSRLCEMCTFVELPKETPDQRRTKQELDPRLKALSALTKR, from the coding sequence ATGCAGAACACGCGAAGCACAGAGGGCTGCGCCCGGTGCGCAGGCAGGAAGTACGTCATCGAGCGGCGGGACATGCGGGCGCTGGCGCGCGCCTGCGAGTGCTCGGAGCGCTGCGACGCGTGCAACGGCACCGGCAGCGTGTACGCGGTGCGCGAGGAGACCTTCAGCTCGAAGGTGGGCCCGAAGAAGTACGAGGTGCTGGTGCCCTGCAGCTGCGCGCTCCTGCGCCGGCGCATCGCGCGCTTCAACCAGGTGGAGCTTCCCGGCGTCCTCGCGCACGCGGCCTTCGAGAACTACCGCGCCTCGAGCGCGCCCGCGGAGCTGGCCAAGCACGTGGCGATGGACTTCGCGCACCACTACAAGCGCGACGGCGACAACAAGGGCTTCATCCTCAGCGGCCCGGTGGGCACGGGCAAGACGCACCTGCTCGCCGCGACGCTCGCGCACCTCGTGCTCGAGGGCGGCGCCGAGGCGCAGTACGTGGAGATCTCGTTCCTCTACGCGACCATCCGCAAGGGCTTCAAGGACGGCAAGAGCGGCGGCGAGATCATCGGCCCCCTCTCCGAGGTCGAGGTGCTCGCCATCGACGAGCTGGGCAAGGGGCGCGGCAGCCAGTTCGAGCTGGACACGCTCGATGAGCTCATCTCGCGCCGCTACAACGCGAAGCGCACCACCCTCTTCGCGACCAACTACGCGCTCGCGCCGGAGAAGCGCAGCGTGCGCACGGCCGCGGGCTATCAGTCCAGTGAAGGGCTCAAGCAGGCGGCCGCCGAGCCCGAGCTCCTGCTGCGCGATCGGGTGGGCGAGCGCATCTACAGCCGCCTGTGCGAGATGTGCACCTTCGTGGAGCTGCCGAAGGAGACGCCGGATCAGCGCCGCACGAAGCAGGAGCTGGATCCGCGCCTCAAGGCGCTCAGCGCGCTGACGAAGCGCTAG